A genomic stretch from Candidatus Methanomassiliicoccus intestinalis Issoire-Mx1 includes:
- a CDS encoding proteasome-activating nucleotidase — translation MNDEQLEEVVKELNDKIEVLETKNSEVISDLQKVESERRYIESELFRTQKELKRMKSELERMKSPPLIIGSIKDVLIDGRVVVKSSTGPDFIVTTSEYVPPEDLIVGSRVALNKQTLAVMNVLPPSLDPLVTGAEIIEKPELTYSEIGGLEEQIMEVREAVEDPLLRPELYKKVGIEPPKGVLLVGPPGTGKTLLAKAVAHQTNATFIRFVGSELVQKYIGEGARLVRELFELAKEKAPSIVFIDELDSIGAKRLEVSTSGDREVQRTLMQLLSELDGFNPIGEVKIIGATNRPDILDDALLRPGRFDRIIEVPVPNYEGRLEILKIHTKKMNMDKNISLTEIAMKADGATGAELKAICTEAGMFAIREGRDCVISTDFDHAISKILDTEAAKIVESGVMFA, via the coding sequence ATGAATGATGAGCAATTAGAAGAAGTCGTTAAGGAACTGAACGATAAGATCGAAGTCCTTGAAACGAAAAATAGCGAAGTGATCAGTGACCTTCAAAAAGTGGAGAGCGAGCGCCGCTACATCGAGAGCGAATTGTTCAGAACACAAAAGGAACTCAAGAGGATGAAGAGTGAACTGGAACGAATGAAATCTCCTCCCCTCATCATAGGATCGATCAAAGATGTTCTGATCGATGGCAGGGTTGTTGTAAAGAGTTCTACCGGTCCAGACTTTATTGTTACCACTTCAGAATATGTACCTCCAGAAGACCTCATTGTAGGTTCAAGAGTTGCTCTGAACAAACAGACATTAGCAGTGATGAACGTTCTGCCGCCTTCCTTAGACCCGCTGGTCACAGGAGCAGAGATCATCGAGAAGCCTGAACTCACATATTCAGAGATAGGCGGTCTTGAAGAACAGATAATGGAAGTCAGGGAAGCCGTTGAAGATCCTCTTCTGCGTCCTGAACTCTACAAAAAAGTAGGAATAGAGCCTCCTAAGGGAGTGCTGCTCGTAGGTCCCCCTGGAACAGGAAAGACTCTGCTGGCTAAAGCTGTAGCACACCAGACAAATGCTACATTCATCAGATTTGTAGGTTCAGAGCTTGTTCAGAAATACATCGGAGAGGGTGCCAGACTTGTCAGGGAATTATTTGAACTGGCAAAGGAGAAGGCCCCCAGCATTGTATTCATTGATGAACTCGACTCCATAGGCGCAAAGCGTCTGGAAGTATCGACATCTGGAGACAGGGAAGTTCAGAGAACCCTTATGCAGCTGCTGTCAGAGCTTGATGGATTCAATCCGATCGGCGAGGTAAAAATCATCGGTGCAACAAACAGGCCTGATATCCTGGATGATGCTCTTCTCAGACCCGGAAGGTTTGACCGTATCATCGAAGTCCCCGTACCCAACTACGAAGGCAGACTGGAGATCCTTAAGATCCACACCAAGAAAATGAACATGGACAAGAACATCTCCCTTACAGAAATTGCCATGAAAGCCGATGGGGCAACAGGTGCTGAACTGAAAGCCATCTGCACAGAAGCTGGTATGTTTGCAATCAGAGAAGGCAGAGACTGTGTAATCTCCACCGACTTTGACCATGCGATCTCCAAGATTCTTGATACAGAGGCTGCAAAAATAGTCGAATCAGGCGTAATGTTCGCCTAA
- a CDS encoding type II toxin-antitoxin system VapC family toxin: MQKVVLDTNALLLPFERSVNLDSQIKSLLGNCEVYVPLPILGELKRSKNKFASAALKLALNYNVEKTEEAGDYAVIELASRLGAYVVTNDAYLIKKLREKNIPVIRFKSNSHLDFD; encoded by the coding sequence ATGCAGAAAGTAGTGTTGGACACCAACGCTCTTCTTCTTCCTTTTGAACGCTCAGTCAATCTGGATTCTCAGATAAAGTCTCTTTTAGGAAACTGTGAAGTCTATGTACCGCTCCCGATCCTGGGAGAACTGAAGCGGTCAAAAAACAAGTTTGCTTCGGCAGCACTGAAACTGGCTTTAAATTATAATGTAGAAAAAACAGAAGAAGCCGGGGATTACGCAGTCATCGAACTAGCATCGCGCCTGGGTGCGTATGTTGTTACAAACGATGCATATCTTATCAAAAAATTAAGGGAGAAAAACATCCCTGTTATCAGATTCAAAAGCAACAGCCATTTGGATTTTGATTAA
- a CDS encoding translation initiation factor IF-2 subunit gamma, translating into MKSPHHPEINIGMIGHVDHGKTTLTKALSGQWTDRHSEEIKRGISIRLGYADADFYYCEECGKYSAYEKCPGCGGKAKFLRSISLVDAPGHETLMATMLSGAAMMQGALLLVAANEHCPQPQTKEHLMALSIIGVDKIIIVQNKIDIVTKEEALENYMEIKNFVKGTIAEGAPIIPVSAHHDVNIDKLIETIETYIPTPAMDMEKPPLMYVARSFDINTPGSAPETLKGGVIGGSLIQGSLSIGDDIEVAPGRKVEQGGGKSVWESITTTVETLHTGNSEVETATQGGLIAIGTKLDPSLTKSDGLTGRVVGKPGTLPPVLHKFTMTTHLLERVVGTADDLVVENIKTNEPLMLSIGTATTVGVVTSARGDESEVTLKIPVCAQTEQRVAISRRISGKWRLIGYGIIQ; encoded by the coding sequence ATGAAGAGCCCTCATCATCCTGAAATCAATATCGGGATGATTGGTCACGTAGACCATGGTAAGACCACGCTAACGAAAGCTCTCAGCGGGCAGTGGACAGACCGCCACTCTGAAGAGATTAAGCGTGGGATTTCTATACGTTTAGGATATGCTGACGCAGACTTTTATTACTGCGAGGAATGCGGCAAGTACTCTGCATACGAGAAATGTCCCGGATGCGGAGGGAAAGCCAAATTTTTAAGATCTATTTCATTAGTCGATGCACCGGGCCACGAGACTCTCATGGCTACCATGTTATCCGGTGCGGCTATGATGCAGGGAGCTCTTCTGCTGGTTGCTGCAAACGAGCACTGCCCGCAGCCTCAGACAAAAGAGCATTTGATGGCTTTGTCAATCATCGGTGTTGATAAGATCATTATTGTACAGAACAAGATCGATATAGTGACTAAGGAAGAAGCTTTAGAGAACTATATGGAGATCAAGAATTTTGTAAAGGGCACCATCGCTGAAGGTGCACCGATAATTCCTGTATCTGCACACCATGATGTCAACATTGACAAGCTCATAGAGACCATCGAAACTTACATTCCAACTCCAGCTATGGATATGGAGAAACCTCCGTTGATGTATGTGGCAAGGTCTTTTGACATTAACACACCTGGTTCCGCACCGGAAACTCTGAAAGGCGGTGTCATTGGAGGCTCATTGATTCAGGGAAGCCTGTCAATAGGCGATGACATTGAAGTAGCACCGGGCAGAAAAGTGGAACAGGGCGGCGGAAAGTCCGTTTGGGAAAGCATCACCACAACAGTAGAGACTCTCCACACTGGAAACTCTGAAGTGGAAACTGCTACTCAGGGCGGACTCATTGCCATCGGAACAAAGTTGGATCCTTCTCTGACAAAATCTGACGGTCTTACCGGCAGAGTAGTCGGCAAACCTGGAACTTTACCTCCAGTGCTGCATAAGTTTACCATGACAACCCATCTTCTTGAGAGGGTAGTCGGTACTGCGGATGATTTGGTTGTTGAAAACATCAAAACAAACGAACCGCTTATGCTCAGCATCGGAACAGCTACTACCGTAGGAGTTGTTACGAGTGCGCGCGGAGATGAGTCTGAAGTGACTCTGAAGATTCCAGTATGTGCGCAGACAGAGCAGCGTGTAGCTATCTCCAGGCGTATCTCAGGCAAATGGCGTCTGATCGGATACGGCATAATTCAATGA
- a CDS encoding 30S ribosomal protein S6e: MVEFKAVINDVKTGKSYQMDVSGHHANSLIGKKIGDVVDGIFVSLPGYKLTISGGSDKDGVPMRSDLPGGKRKPILLSDSSGFNAPDKGMRRRKMVRGNTISTDTTQINMIISGIGSKPVEELLGQKEEKQ; the protein is encoded by the coding sequence ATGGTTGAGTTTAAAGCTGTCATTAACGATGTAAAGACCGGAAAATCCTATCAGATGGATGTGTCTGGTCATCATGCAAACTCTCTAATCGGTAAGAAAATTGGAGATGTTGTAGATGGGATCTTCGTTAGTCTTCCAGGATACAAATTGACAATTTCCGGAGGAAGTGACAAAGACGGAGTGCCCATGAGAAGCGATCTTCCAGGCGGAAAGAGAAAACCAATTCTCCTCTCAGACAGCAGCGGTTTCAATGCCCCGGATAAGGGAATGAGACGCCGTAAGATGGTAAGGGGAAATACAATTTCAACAGATACCACCCAGATCAACATGATTATCAGTGGAATTGGCTCCAAGCCAGTCGAAGAACTTCTGGGTCAGAAAGAGGAGAAGCAATGA
- a CDS encoding MBL fold metallo-hydrolase yields the protein MSFEVHVLASGSDGNCTAVCSEDITILIDAGLSGKQLTGLIKSAGIDPKQINALLLTHEHVDHVRGAGVLSRRYGIPICCNPSTLAASEIGEIESKILFNTLEEFNIGHLKIKPLPINHHAVDPNAFFISTEKNKFLLATDLGKVNNEVFESLGAADFAVIEANHDLRMLDNGPYPIMLKRLIRSERGHLSNIDCAHALWASGYGDKKVFLAHLSKNNNIPDLAIHTVSSLLGCRDDKVDCLRTPGDTRTITL from the coding sequence GTGAGTTTTGAAGTGCATGTTTTGGCCAGCGGCAGTGACGGTAATTGCACTGCAGTATGCTCGGAGGACATTACTATTCTGATCGATGCAGGCTTATCCGGGAAACAGCTGACCGGTCTGATAAAGTCTGCAGGAATAGACCCGAAACAGATCAATGCCCTTCTGCTGACTCATGAACATGTTGATCACGTCCGCGGGGCCGGAGTACTTTCCAGAAGATACGGCATTCCGATATGCTGCAACCCTTCCACTCTGGCAGCTTCAGAAATCGGAGAGATTGAAAGCAAGATTCTTTTCAACACGCTTGAGGAGTTCAACATTGGTCATCTGAAAATCAAGCCTCTTCCGATAAACCATCACGCTGTCGATCCCAATGCATTTTTTATTTCCACTGAAAAAAACAAATTCCTGCTGGCAACAGACTTGGGGAAAGTCAACAATGAGGTGTTTGAGTCTCTGGGTGCAGCGGATTTTGCAGTAATCGAAGCCAATCACGACTTGAGAATGCTGGATAACGGCCCCTACCCGATAATGCTGAAAAGGCTTATCCGGTCTGAGCGGGGACATCTTTCAAACATTGACTGCGCACATGCCCTCTGGGCTTCTGGATACGGAGACAAAAAAGTATTTCTCGCTCACCTGAGCAAAAATAATAACATCCCGGACTTGGCAATTCACACAGTGTCAAGCCTGCTGGGCTGCCGCGATGACAAAGTGGACTGCCTGCGGACGCCGGGCGATACCAGAACAATTACATTATAA
- a CDS encoding InlB B-repeat-containing protein produces the protein MKKWKLGAVALTLSLCFTVSAMIIDETDIDDAPEVVLSANQSYVFDGSTYEYYVDPGDWISIKFAPPMLGSEIHYSAPSWISASYNNNNHSSATEITLSGHTTESGRYEVHLAYKQLQFNSGVSVYITVGGGSPSTPNYTITFDSRGGSQVNGQTLLSGGKIIKPVDPTKSGYTFVKWSKDGNATFDFNTPIYADTTLYAVWEANKYNITFNSNGGSSVANQLIGYGSSVIKPEDPTKEGYVFSGWYTDQLFKNSYNFNSSVYSSLTLYAKWEAVQTVYHTVTFNSNGGIFDDGSELREVTQVAGTKFTVPAAISRDGYILASYSNPHGTLNPGTEYDIDLLDGHTFYADWTPLNHTVSFVTLGGSALDDQSVATGGKVIKPEDPTKEGYVFSGWYSDAELTSEYDFNSEIDDNITLYAKWDAATENTDSQNHNMLLFWISIAVIIALAAGLFSGGRKHD, from the coding sequence ATGAAGAAATGGAAATTGGGGGCTGTTGCCCTCACACTTTCTTTGTGCTTTACCGTCTCTGCGATGATTATTGATGAAACAGATATAGATGATGCTCCTGAAGTTGTGTTATCTGCGAATCAATCATACGTGTTTGATGGCAGCACATATGAATATTATGTAGATCCAGGAGATTGGATCTCAATTAAATTTGCTCCTCCGATGCTTGGATCAGAGATACATTATTCAGCTCCGTCTTGGATTAGCGCATCATACAACAATAATAATCATTCAAGTGCTACAGAAATAACTCTGTCTGGACATACTACTGAATCAGGACGTTATGAAGTACATTTAGCGTATAAGCAGCTTCAGTTTAATTCTGGAGTTTCTGTTTATATTACAGTCGGCGGCGGATCACCTTCTACCCCTAATTATACAATTACGTTTGATTCAAGAGGCGGATCGCAGGTTAATGGTCAGACTCTGCTTTCAGGAGGAAAAATCATAAAGCCTGTTGATCCTACAAAATCCGGATATACATTTGTAAAATGGTCAAAGGACGGGAATGCAACATTTGACTTTAACACTCCCATATATGCAGATACTACCCTCTATGCCGTCTGGGAGGCTAACAAATATAATATAACATTTAACAGCAACGGTGGATCTTCAGTAGCCAATCAGCTTATAGGATATGGCAGCAGCGTGATAAAACCTGAAGATCCGACTAAAGAAGGATATGTATTTTCAGGATGGTATACAGATCAGCTTTTCAAAAATTCATATAATTTCAATTCATCGGTCTATAGCAGTTTGACATTATACGCTAAATGGGAAGCTGTACAGACTGTGTACCATACAGTCACATTTAACAGCAACGGCGGTATTTTTGACGATGGCTCAGAACTCAGGGAAGTAACACAAGTCGCTGGTACTAAGTTCACAGTCCCTGCAGCAATAAGCAGGGATGGATACATTCTTGCATCATACAGCAATCCACATGGTACTCTGAATCCTGGCACAGAATATGATATAGATCTGCTTGACGGCCATACATTCTATGCAGACTGGACGCCGTTGAATCACACAGTTTCATTTGTTACTCTTGGTGGATCTGCATTAGATGATCAGTCTGTAGCAACAGGAGGTAAGGTGATAAAACCTGAAGATCCGACTAAAGAAGGATATGTATTTTCAGGATGGTACTCTGATGCGGAATTAACGTCTGAATATGATTTCAATTCAGAAATAGATGACAACATCACACTTTATGCAAAATGGGATGCTGCAACAGAAAATACAGACAGTCAAAATCATAATATGCTTCTTTTCTGGATTTCAATTGCGGTAATAATTGCTCTTGCAGCAGGCTTATTTTCAGGAGGCAGAAAGCATGATTAA
- a CDS encoding InlB B-repeat-containing protein, with product MIKKLISLLVLLLVGYLLISAGTDTSDTETNDNTLSSSVSTSVLKFPSSDPLGTASISVSDTSASVRVSGDSCLLLQWSISWGDGKSSAATTENGSSKTVGHTYSSTGNYTITVSLEVYAADGGSFIESQGSKSTSVAITQASSEPTLRITSSASKYVEAGSSFSHTFTSNISGVTFSVDLSNASWLSYNPSLKRLSGTAPSISSETSYLLSVTATSPEGQTKSQTLGVFVTVSAPETYSIIFNSNGGTGTISPLSVTYGSDVLLPSEGFTKTGHILAGWNTKSDGTGTNYSLGGSMQLIRSNQTLYAVWELAPLQITLDTDVIISAVDTATGSIDCIDNVFTATAGTVVTLPMLEYKLSDAWIQVNSGWRDAAGNALGFEYTLSADATITPVFTNYFKLTFSDPVVTVVFDSSASKYFTHKINWGDGQQSVVDNISSDQLVHRYTADADYTIVVQSTYLANSVSAQSDVTITNAGGSDVSQYTVSFDTAGGTAIADQVIADGATVIEPVQPSKVGYRFTGWYTDDLLNSKYDFNTKIHADTVIYAGWVDRSCVIVTFNSNGGSELDNLQVEIGTKITKPADPAKDGYSFIGWYLDNDLTVLFDFNTEINENTTLYAKWDETKTSGSSSMMLIILVVVLFAAFAIAKDVKK from the coding sequence ATGATTAAGAAGCTTATCAGCCTGCTTGTATTGCTGCTTGTCGGGTATCTTCTCATATCTGCAGGCACAGACACATCGGATACTGAAACAAATGATAATACCCTATCATCATCAGTAAGTACATCAGTACTAAAGTTTCCATCATCAGACCCATTAGGCACCGCATCAATATCTGTTTCTGATACTTCTGCATCTGTAAGAGTATCGGGTGATTCTTGTCTGCTGCTGCAGTGGTCAATAAGCTGGGGAGACGGCAAATCATCTGCTGCAACAACAGAAAATGGATCATCAAAGACAGTTGGGCATACATATTCATCTACAGGCAATTATACGATTACGGTCAGCCTGGAAGTTTATGCTGCAGACGGCGGTTCTTTCATTGAGTCACAAGGCAGCAAGTCAACATCTGTTGCAATTACCCAAGCAAGTTCTGAACCTACTCTGCGCATCACCTCATCAGCATCAAAATATGTTGAAGCCGGGTCGTCATTCAGCCATACATTCACATCCAACATATCTGGTGTAACATTCAGCGTTGATCTCAGCAACGCATCCTGGTTGTCTTACAATCCATCATTAAAGCGTTTGAGTGGTACAGCACCTAGCATAAGCAGCGAAACAAGCTATTTGCTGTCTGTTACAGCTACATCTCCTGAAGGGCAGACGAAGTCACAGACTCTCGGAGTATTTGTGACGGTTTCTGCTCCTGAAACATATTCAATTATTTTTAACAGCAACGGCGGCACTGGTACAATCTCGCCGCTGTCTGTCACATACGGATCTGATGTGCTGCTGCCGTCTGAAGGTTTTACAAAAACAGGACATATACTTGCCGGCTGGAATACTAAATCAGACGGGACAGGTACAAACTATTCACTTGGCGGATCTATGCAGTTGATTAGGTCTAATCAAACTCTTTATGCAGTCTGGGAGCTCGCACCATTACAGATTACCCTTGACACCGATGTGATCATAAGTGCTGTTGACACTGCAACTGGATCAATAGACTGTATTGATAACGTATTTACAGCTACAGCCGGTACGGTTGTTACTCTTCCTATGCTTGAGTATAAGCTATCTGATGCTTGGATTCAGGTAAACAGCGGATGGCGTGATGCTGCAGGCAATGCATTGGGTTTTGAGTATACTCTGTCTGCAGATGCTACAATTACACCTGTGTTTACAAATTATTTCAAGCTCACATTCTCGGACCCTGTTGTTACTGTAGTGTTTGATTCTTCAGCATCAAAATATTTTACTCATAAAATAAACTGGGGAGACGGTCAGCAGTCTGTTGTTGATAATATATCAAGTGATCAGCTTGTACACAGATATACTGCTGATGCAGATTATACGATAGTCGTTCAGTCAACATATCTTGCTAATTCTGTATCAGCTCAGTCTGATGTCACAATCACTAATGCTGGTGGATCTGATGTATCACAATATACAGTATCATTTGACACTGCTGGTGGTACTGCGATTGCAGATCAGGTCATAGCAGACGGTGCAACAGTTATCGAACCTGTACAGCCATCAAAAGTAGGTTATAGGTTTACGGGCTGGTATACAGATGATTTATTAAATTCTAAATATGATTTTAATACAAAGATACATGCAGATACAGTAATTTATGCTGGCTGGGTAGATCGCAGCTGTGTTATAGTCACATTTAACAGCAACGGCGGGTCTGAACTAGATAATCTGCAGGTAGAGATAGGTACGAAAATAACGAAGCCTGCAGACCCGGCTAAAGATGGCTATTCTTTTATCGGCTGGTATCTTGACAATGATCTTACAGTACTGTTTGATTTTAATACAGAAATAAATGAAAATACTACATTATATGCAAAATGGGATGAAACTAAGACGTCTGGCAGTTCATCAATGATGCTTATCATTCTTGTTGTCGTACTGTTTGCAGCATTTGCAATAGCAAAGGATGTGAAAAAATGA
- a CDS encoding tyrosine-type recombinase/integrase, protein MPFNNSVLLVSDIDLNEADYSTTLSGCIEQFSDYLESEPALYSPSTVVYYTTHADLALTIIQAFDPDVLPYTVCRSHVQYLVSEIVARGYSVKYCKHLITGLKKICKFYHNNIFDNITFRWSVDARPAANWLTESQAAQLLSLDLSPVQELILHLELCMGLRRSEVGRLKVSDIHNGYLDVHGKGSMGGKFRRIPFHHDTQKVLDRFLQYRRWLIDTHFARWGICDIPEQLLIWSNDSRGLFQYNIESGSGLDGILARISNLVYFDFSHHTLRRTFGRILHRSNVKIQTISKLLGHEDTATTVKYLGLDMDDMIDGMSMMRIKGIDDCDEI, encoded by the coding sequence ATGCCTTTCAATAATTCTGTATTGTTAGTTAGCGATATTGATCTTAATGAGGCTGATTATTCAACTACTCTTAGTGGCTGCATAGAGCAGTTTTCAGATTATTTAGAGTCTGAACCTGCTCTGTACAGTCCATCTACTGTTGTATATTATACGACTCATGCAGATCTTGCATTAACTATCATACAGGCATTTGATCCTGATGTACTGCCTTATACTGTCTGCAGAAGCCATGTTCAGTATCTTGTTTCAGAAATTGTAGCTCGTGGATATTCTGTGAAGTATTGTAAGCATTTGATCACTGGATTGAAGAAGATTTGTAAATTTTATCATAACAATATCTTTGATAATATTACATTTCGCTGGTCTGTTGATGCTCGTCCTGCTGCTAATTGGCTTACTGAGTCTCAGGCTGCTCAGTTGCTGAGTCTTGATCTTTCTCCAGTACAGGAATTGATTCTGCATCTTGAGTTATGCATGGGTCTGAGAAGGTCTGAAGTAGGTCGTCTGAAGGTGTCAGATATCCATAACGGATATTTGGATGTTCACGGCAAAGGTTCTATGGGAGGCAAGTTCAGGCGCATTCCATTCCACCATGATACGCAGAAGGTTCTTGACAGATTTTTACAATACCGTCGATGGTTAATTGATACTCATTTTGCCAGATGGGGAATCTGTGATATTCCTGAGCAGTTGCTGATTTGGTCAAATGACAGCAGAGGCCTGTTTCAGTATAACATTGAATCAGGTTCTGGATTAGACGGCATACTTGCAAGAATTTCTAATCTGGTTTACTTTGATTTCAGTCATCATACTTTGCGCCGCACATTTGGCCGTATTCTGCATAGATCAAATGTTAAGATCCAGACCATTTCTAAACTTCTTGGACATGAAGATACTGCTACGACTGTCAAGTATCTTGGTTTGGACATGGACGATATGATTGACGGCATGTCAATGATGAGAATAAAGGGAATTGATGATTGCGATGAAATATGA
- a CDS encoding ribbon-helix-helix domain-containing protein gives MTAQTSKKYPVKSSVSKEFLDMIDKEVAKKGFNGRGDFAQFCMRYYFADQDHYDCINSEIILLNSKKQQKK, from the coding sequence ATGACAGCACAAACGTCTAAGAAATATCCAGTAAAATCAAGCGTTTCCAAAGAGTTTCTGGACATGATCGACAAGGAAGTGGCTAAGAAGGGTTTTAACGGTCGCGGTGATTTTGCGCAATTCTGCATGAGATACTATTTTGCAGATCAGGATCATTATGACTGTATAAATAGCGAGATAATCTTATTAAACTCTAAGAAGCAACAAAAAAAGTAA
- a CDS encoding ribbon-helix-helix domain-containing protein: protein MTKTNITITLPEQLISRIDEEVAKNGYSSREELVLFVLRYYFDKNGKITTPMI, encoded by the coding sequence ATGACTAAAACAAACATAACTATAACACTCCCAGAACAGTTGATCTCTAGAATAGATGAAGAGGTAGCTAAGAACGGCTACAGCTCAAGAGAAGAATTAGTATTATTCGTTCTTCGTTATTATTTTGATAAAAATGGGAAAATCACAACACCTATGATTTAA
- a CDS encoding ATP/GTP-binding protein, protein MNYLYFTGTAGSGKSSLVRAYQEWLDNIGLESIIVNLDPGADYLPYDADVDIRDWVNLSEVMEDYSLGPNGAQIAAADLMAVNIKEWGPTVKEMGARFALVDTPGQMELFAFRQSSTAIIEELGRDSGFLLFLSDPMLAKSPNGFVSDMMLCAITQFRFSIPILNILSKSDILSDDVLAEMESWAKDPYALYNALTDGNIDSQSVMNIEFLKAMESIGMYRELTPVSAENGTGMEDIYNAVQQYFEGGEDAE, encoded by the coding sequence ATGAATTATTTGTATTTTACAGGGACAGCCGGCAGCGGGAAAAGTTCACTGGTGCGGGCATACCAGGAATGGCTGGACAACATAGGCCTTGAATCAATCATAGTCAATCTGGATCCAGGCGCCGATTACCTGCCTTATGATGCCGATGTAGACATAAGAGACTGGGTAAACCTCAGCGAGGTAATGGAAGATTATTCCCTCGGCCCCAACGGCGCCCAGATTGCCGCGGCAGATCTGATGGCGGTAAACATCAAAGAATGGGGTCCGACAGTTAAGGAAATGGGAGCAAGGTTTGCTCTGGTCGATACCCCTGGCCAGATGGAGCTTTTTGCCTTCAGGCAGTCATCTACAGCCATAATAGAGGAGCTCGGACGCGACTCTGGATTTTTATTGTTCCTTTCAGACCCGATGCTGGCTAAAAGCCCCAACGGGTTTGTATCTGATATGATGCTCTGCGCCATCACTCAGTTTAGATTTTCAATTCCAATTCTCAACATACTCTCAAAGTCAGATATTCTCAGCGACGATGTGCTGGCAGAAATGGAAAGCTGGGCAAAAGACCCCTACGCTCTATATAATGCCCTCACAGACGGAAATATTGATTCTCAGTCTGTCATGAACATTGAGTTCCTGAAGGCCATGGAGTCGATAGGAATGTACCGCGAACTCACTCCGGTTTCAGCAGAGAACGGGACCGGCATGGAAGATATCTACAATGCCGTCCAGCAGTACTTTGAAGGCGGCGAAGACGCAGAATAA
- a CDS encoding DUF120 domain-containing protein, whose amino-acid sequence MNEKFSIALRRIAVMGGMTDYVSMSSREFGKDLGISQQSASKRILELLDENLIERDLGARKQRIKITPLGVEALRQEYSEYQMIFDSKNSITITGTLVTGMGEGQYYVNQPGYRSQFEEKLGYIPFDGTLNLKVGQKDLPKIEIMRRSRSVVVEGFQHEERTFGDVRCYPATIKNLECAVTIPSRSHYTDTLEVLCKYNLRHTLGISDGDQVEIHISVE is encoded by the coding sequence ATGAATGAGAAATTCTCAATTGCTCTTAGGCGAATAGCTGTGATGGGCGGCATGACTGATTATGTTTCCATGTCCTCCAGGGAATTCGGAAAAGATCTCGGAATAAGCCAGCAGTCTGCTTCAAAGAGGATTTTGGAACTGCTTGATGAAAACCTTATCGAAAGAGATCTGGGAGCCAGAAAACAGAGGATTAAGATTACCCCGCTGGGAGTAGAAGCCTTAAGACAGGAATACTCTGAATATCAGATGATTTTTGATTCTAAAAACAGCATAACGATTACAGGAACCCTCGTAACCGGCATGGGTGAAGGCCAGTACTATGTCAATCAGCCGGGTTACCGCAGCCAGTTTGAAGAAAAATTAGGCTACATACCATTCGATGGAACTCTGAATCTGAAAGTGGGACAGAAAGATCTTCCCAAGATAGAAATAATGCGCAGAAGCAGGAGCGTTGTCGTTGAGGGGTTCCAGCATGAAGAAAGAACCTTTGGAGACGTAAGATGCTATCCGGCAACGATCAAGAACCTCGAATGCGCCGTTACGATTCCTTCACGTTCCCACTACACAGACACACTTGAAGTTTTATGCAAATATAATCTGAGACATACGCTGGGGATCTCCGATGGAGACCAGGTGGAGATCCACATCAGCGTAGAATAA